A genomic window from Salvia hispanica cultivar TCC Black 2014 chromosome 5, UniMelb_Shisp_WGS_1.0, whole genome shotgun sequence includes:
- the LOC125190654 gene encoding myosin-4-like, with protein MVTTTSMATRSSLELMLDKLQQLEEQPPDTLPPLPARARRARPPRPPGRHSQRNGIAAASHHFLEKKLEFGELKEGAERGVCKIQKCYRGYRVRCCYWELKRGVIALQSFIRGQNARRGYEQRCRILSAIITIQKQGRKYLELRSASLNPNQMKRRQLEAEKTKDQTRIPHTSLVDLQKRVVRTEAKLRAKNEENAALKRRLLEIEKKWQQREERMASMEKEWQDQLTYIQECLAATAKKNQSPQIRFSNRFQNPENGRGLHIPMKSNNNEVDEDDEVGEERVCLKVRPREELQKLSVRFKEWKKEYKNKLRNAQSTFKKTSKSHKNWWGRLSN; from the exons ATGGTAACAACGACCTCCATGGCGACTCGCAGCTCGCTCGAGCTCATGCTCGATAAACTGCAGCAGCTGGAGGAGCAGCCGCCCGACACTCTGCCGCCGCTCCCCGCTAGGGCCCGGAGAGCCCGGCCGCCGCGGCCGCCGGGCAGGCATTCGCAAAGAAATGGAATTGCAGCTGCGTCTCACCATTTTCTGGAAAAG AAGCTAGAATTTGGGGAATTGAAAGAAGGAGCAGAGAGAGGAGTGTGCAAGATCCAGAAATGCTACCGCGGTTACCGTGTTCGTTGCTGCTATTGGGAGCTGAAAAGGGGAGTGATCGCCCTGCAATCGT TTATTCGAGGCCAAAACGCTAGAAGGGGATACGAACAAAGATGCAGAATTCTTAGTGCTATTATCACAATACAGAAACAAGGCAGAAAGTATCTCGAGCTTCGCTCTG CCAGTCTGAATCCGAATCAAATGAAACGGCGGCAGCTAGAAGCGGAGAAAACCAAG GATCAAACTCGAATTCCGCACACATCTCTGGTTGATCTTCAGAAGCGAGTAGTGAGAACAGAGGCCAAGCTCAGGGCGAAGAATGAGGAAAACGCCGCGTTGAAGAGGAGACTGTTGGAAATTGAGAAGAAATGGCAGCAGCGCGAGGAGAGGATGGCGTCAATGGAGAAGGAGTGGCAAGATCAATTAACATACATACAA GAATGCTTAGCTGCCACAGCTAAGAAGAATCAATCGCCTCAAATCCGATTTTCCAATCGATTCCAAAATCCAGAAAACGGAAGGGGTTTGCATATTCCGATGAAATCCAATAATAATGAGGTGGATGAAGACGATGAAGTTGGAGAGGAGCGAGTGTGCCTCAAAGTCCGCCCTCGCGAGGAGCTTCAGAAACTGAGTGTaagatttaaggaatggaaGAAAGAGTACAAGAATAAGCTAAGGAATGCACAATCAACCTTCAAGAAGACTTCAAAGAGCCACAAGAATTGGTGGGGAAGATTATCCAACTAA